The sequence ccgcagggtttaatttggacttgtctatggaaGTGTTTTAGACTCTTATTGTATGAGTTCCCATCCACtggcattataagactgacagacggcagcggttggaggtaaaaatcatcattagtgttctactgaagaaacaaagtcacctacatcttttGAGACCAAAACCATGCATATGCTCCAAATGGTTCAAGAACAGTATGCAATTTACTTTTGGTCCAAAACTCAGCACAGTTCTTatagaaccaggaagtatgaccatatgagcccagttctgtcaacactgaacttaaacattgtatacatttaaaaattttgctaattacttaaaaaagcactaaatggtttagctccctgggaacctgagcgagctcttaacgCATTATAGTCCTTCCCATCTATTGCGATCAACTGCATGCAGGTGGttgatccttttcctatttagcacccaaactctggaatagtcttcctagcattgttcaggAAGCAAACACACTCTGttagtttaaatctagactaagaacacatctctttaacctggcatacacatacaTTTCTATTTTCAAATCAGTTAAATGATTGTTAgaaaccgggaacacttcccatAACATCCAATGTACTTGTTACATGATAAGAAGAATGCCATCTATGCTATTATTACAGGTTACAAAatggtcctcactgcagaacatgaAATCCAGGGGGCgaggttggatccagatccaactCCTCTCACTTTACATATCCCCTAAAtctacccgtctccaccccaTGATCCCTTAATCTACCTATCCTCACCCCCTGggtctggatccaactcctcccactttatgtctcgtgttctgcagtgaggagcTACTGGATCCAGAcagtatccagatcagatggtgAACCTGCACCTACACAAGACCATATCTCAGCCCTGAAGTGTTCGTAGAGATTGTGTCAACGAGACAATCGCCTGTGAAGGCCTCGTTGACACGACAGCTATCGGCATAGATCATCAGCAAAACCCATCTCCATACAAGCGTGATGACCCGATCTTCAACCAGatggaactggattaaatattttgaatgctCCAAAATTGGCTCCGATCCCTATTCTGACTTCTGACTTGTGATGaagcctgaatcataatcataGTGTTCGTTTGTTGACCAGAGTAGAACTGGCCCCCcaactgagcctggtttctcccagggttttttctccattctgtcacctgatggagtttgggttccctGACACTGTCAtcttttggcttgtttagttgGGGACACCTGCTATTTCAACAATGTTATATAGATGAAATGCACTAaattaataagtcattattttataatggAACTAAATCGACAATGAACTGACTCAAGCTAgaattttcttctagagctgctgtacagctggaaaaaaaaaggggtaacactttacttgaagaggtgtgcataagactgacatgacaccttcataatcatgacatgacatgtgtcatgaatatgaaggaggttttatgaatgtttatgacaactgtcattaagtgtcattcgctcaattatgtcatttttaatgcaaagatgacattgtttgagatgtccgagttatgacaacttgacgtaaaccaacacatcataacctgtcactgtctttgtcatgacaacttgacatcatttagctttatgggttaacattacattaaactgtcatgtggttggttttgacattggctgtcatgaggccattttaatagtgtcatgaatatgtatcTTGAGCTCAACTACAGTAATACAAAATGAATTTTTTAGAgacattaaaatgtcattaagtgacaatactctgacaaataattttataacagcgtcatgactatttttcatttcatgttttttgttttgttttgttttttaagtttcctccaacagaaggtcagataatagacaatttcaaatttcgtaaaaaaagatgacactgttataaaataatggtaacactttattttagggtcttttaactagttgcttattactattagcattcatatggctaaaatattggctatttattagtacttataaagcacatattaatgccttattctgcatgatcttattctacattcttaatccttcccaatacctaaacctaacaattaactataataagcagtaaattaagagtttattgagggaaaagtcatagttaatcgtttatatatgtgttccctatactgaaatgttaccaaaataatgtaatgtaatgtgaaCCCATAAAGCGAAgtagttttttaagtttgataattaatctgctatgtcatgtttatgacaatttatgatgttttgctaatgtcaagttgtcatgacaaagacactgacaggttatgatgtgttggtttatgtcaagttgtcgtaacaaagacatctcaaacgatgtcatctttgcattaaaaatgacataattgagcgaatgacatttaatgacagttgtcataaacattcataaaacctccttcatattcatgacacgtgtcatgtcatgattatgaaggtgtcatgtcagtcttatgcacaccccttcaagtaaagtgttaccaaaatggTTGTTGCataattttcctgttatcactgtaaagctgctttgaaacaatctgtattgtaaaaagcgctatataaataaaggtgatttgACTATTTAAAACAagtgttcttttaaactttctattaaagaatcctgaaaaaaatgtatcatggtttccaccaaaatattaagctgtccaactgttttcaacattataagaaatgtttcttcagcaccaaatcagcatactGTATAAGAATGAGATCTTAAggataatgtgacactgaagtctgaACACaggaataattacattttaaaatagaaatgtaatatttcacaatatgattgtattttttatcaaataaatgcagtcttggtgagcatacaagactttaaaaatgtaaaacatttgaAGGGTAGTGTATTTATCTGAGATCAGGGCCTTTATAAGACTATAAACACAATTCTGTGTAAATAATGCTTCGAGTCAGATGAACAATGCATGGAATTACTACATTTTTGAGTCGCATGAAACATTTCCATTGATATTGCTTTCATACCAGTGAGATTTTCCCTTAAGGGTATGAGCAACATCACAGTGTCCTATAAGTGCTTTCAGTAAATGGCATTCACTAAAGAGGATCACAGCTTAGCTACTGTTTGATCCATACTCTCATCTGGAAAGATCATCTAAATGTCAGGTCAAATAGAGAATTAAACTATTGTTCCTTTCcatgaaagaaaagaaatgagtTCCCTATTGACACAAGGCTTTTCAAAGAAACATGAAGGCATTGGCTTCACGATAACAATCTTCCTCAGAGACAAAGCAGTTGGGATGATTCCAGTTGTGTTTAAGAAGTATTATATAACAAAGATTTTTAAAGTTATTAGCAGCAatcactaataataatatatataaaaaaacatcacTCTGTTTGGCCAGTGAGTTTTCACATTGAGGTGCAATGTGAATGAGCAGACTTAGCATGCAGCTAGCATGCTAATCTCTGCTAAAATGTTTAAAGAAGccacacagaaaaaaaactcaCACTATAAGCTGGACAATACTGACCTCAAAAGTACAAATTATCTTGAACTTTGTTTGgaagttgtatttttatttgataAAGACTACATGTTTCCGTCTTATGACTTAGCAATCTTCTGAAGTTACAATACATTAACATGTAGTCCATTCAGTTGACTTTTTTGGTGTATTTGTTCCGGTGTGGGCCTGACAGTTATTTTATTTCTGGATGATAGCATCAGTATCTATCACCAAAGCGGGGAAAAATGTGTGAATTACTCATGTTCAGAATGTAAGAACTGATTCAGAAAATAACATACACCCTAATGATAAAAAGAATGCATTGTGAAAACGTCATGGTTATTTCCATGACTGAGACCTTTCTGCTGTTATTCAAGTGATTTGTATACAGTCAAGATAATTATAGTATCAATTTAATTGGGTGTTACCACTCAACACTATCAACTTTTTTTACTCAGCGACTTAAAATCTGACAGCCAGTATTAGCAACTGTAACCACACCTCCATTTATTCACCTAATCACATGTGAGCCAGGGCGAGGGGATACTCCAGTTTAGCCCGGTAGACTAAGACTTTAAAGATCTGCCTCTATATTATGTCTAATAACAGTAATGATATACATACTTAACATTAACTGTACTTATCTAAGTACTGCAAATTAGAGCGATTAGAGGGAGTGTTTAACATTTTAATCTTAAGCAGTCTGAACCTTTAATTACAGCAATTAAGAGTTTTTCTCTTTCGGTTTTGGTCACAAAATGAAGAACTTCTAGTTACAAATCTTGAACAGAGCAATTCCACTCTCTTTAACACATATAAACAATGTGGATCCTCGTATTACATTACCTCagatataaaaacaaactccatAAGTCCTCGGTCTATTTTACTTCCATCTCAATAACAACGTCAGCTCATCATCTGTAATGAGTCCCTTCTGTTATGCATTTACAATCTCTGAAAAATAAGGCAGAAAACATTTTATCACTGTAATGGAAAATAAGAGGTTTTATGAGGCCACACATACAGATGTAACACACCAAAAGCCAAACTAACTAATGTAAACAATCATCTGCCACATTGTTCCACATAATGCAGCACTATTAGTTAGATTTTTAAAACCACTTCCCAGTAACCCAGTGCACATTTCATGTGATTGTTgagttacattttataaaatagaaattaaaaaaaaaaaaaaatctgtgcaaAATAAATACACGTCATATGTACATTTAAAGCTATCATTTATCCCAAACAAATGCATAGTAAGGAAAAATAAACAACTATGGAAGTAATCGATATCCAACCTGTCCTCTTGCCaggaaaaatacagcatttgtACCACTTATTGCATTTCAGTAAACACAGGAATTACCATAAAGGAGTTCAATCAATCTTCAGATTGTGCTCTTTCAAACATTTTGCCGACGTAAAGCGAATCCTCTTCGACACATATCATAGTTTGGACTGAATCCAACTCTTTGGTGTTCTGAAGCTACATTTAATTTTCTAATTACCCGGCAAATTTCTGAAGCGCTGTTTCTTATCAAGTGCTGCTTCTAAGAGACCTTAATTCATTGTGACTCAGCGTTCGTGGTTCACATTCTCATGACTGTTCTGCGGTTTGGTTCTACAACCAAGAATACAGCTCTATCTTGATATTATTTCACTTGTGATACGAGTAGTCACTTACAGGAATATTATgggttcaatacaagttaagctCAGGTGACAGAACTTGCACCACAATACTCAATTTCAATGGGGCCAatttgtaaatgttaaaattctcAGTGTTTCAACTGTATAGCCACAAGACGTAAAGAatgttttaacatgattttagtATGATTTTAGTGTGATTTTAGGTAACTTTGTTACCATGTCAACGCAACTTCATAAACCCTAAAATGAAATTTTACAGCTCAAAAGTTAACAGAAGAATTATTGTAAgtgttttataaaattataagctTCAGATTTCAAATTGGCCCCATTCACTTCTACTATAAGTGCTTACCCGTAaacttgttttttaatatattttttaagaaaacaagGAACAAGTTGCAACTATGTTTGTGttaatcaacattatgccacaaatgttGTTGATTAAGCTTAACTTATTATTAAACCTAGAATATTCCTTTATAGTGGAGTAAAACTGCCCACAACATCTTGCACATATATTTTACATGGCACCTCAATTCTACAAGGTAAAAAAGGCACATTAAAAGTAGTTATGTCATAAATGATGACCTCAAAGTATGCAGACAAAcgaagaaacaaacaaacatgtcaAAAGAATGTCCCATCTGGCAAATGAGCCAAGTTCTCATCAATTAGCTGGTTTTGTGACCACAGGAGCCGTACCGACGGCAGGGTTTGGTCCTGTTGTACCTGATGAACTGCCAAAACCCAAGATTAACCAACACACCCAAATCCTAATTAGTATCATCAACAGAGGTCCTGATAGCCCTCCCGTGGCACCGTCAGAACAACGAGAGCAGGCGGCTCTAGTTCTGGTGTCTTTTCATGTGGAGGGCCAGGTGGTCCGATCGGGAGAAGCAACGGCTACATACGGCGCACTGGAAAGGTTTGGCCCCCGTGTGCTTCCTGAAGTGGCGCGTTAGCTCGTCAGAACGGGCGAAGCGCCAGTCGCACCCCTCCCATGAGCACTTGTATGGCTTTTCGCCTGCAATAAAACACAGGCCAATACAGTTTGAGGGGAGAACACCATCACAGTTTTGTAGGATAAAATGGTGTACTGGTCTTTCTACTGAGTCGTCCTAATGGGCTGCACACAATAACATACAGCGTGACTAGTATTTTCGgattcacaaacaaattacacttttaatctggttctttttagtgaaccACATACATAGAGCATAGCCACTGTAGTGCCATTCATGAACATTTATGAGCCTGTCGTTTTATTGAAAAAAGACTCACAAGGAATCGTTTGAATCAGTCACATGGATCGTTCACTGAATTAACTGAATCATCATCAAATTATCGTTGATTATCGTTAGTGATGGAAATTTTTACATGaaatattatattgttttaCCGAATAAATTGGTAAAGGTCAGTTTTTGGTTGTATTGTCTATTATATCTGTTAACTAAATAGCAATTGAATTGCTTAATTTGGGCCTGGTTGATTTTAACTAATGTTGTttttaactaaaacaaacatttttgtcaTGTATCAAGTTTGGACATTATAACTGTAAAATGCCTAAATGACTCAAAAGAGAGCTTGTGAATCAGAATCATATCACTAAATCTGTAATTCTGTTTAGTTAACTTTATTGAACTATTATATGACAGTAATATCACACTGACAATTGTGTGAACAGCTCTGTTGTCTCTGTGATATTGCTTATTTGAAGTCTTACCTGTGTGAGTACGTAAATGGGCCTTCAAATGTGAGGACTTGGTGTAGACCTTCTTACATCCTGACAAAGAATACATTAAATGTTAGTATATATCATAACCTTTACCAATAAAGCTTATATCCATTAAACATTggaacattaaagggatagttcatctaAAACCAGTTTGAcgttctttcttctgtggaacacagaaGAAGAGATTTTGAAAAATGACTCAATGTTTTTCATCCATAACAAAAGTCAAAgaatttcttcaaaatattttcttttgtgttccacagaaaaaataaagtcattcaggtttggaatgagatgagggtgagtaaacaatgacagaatttgcatttttgggtgaactaacgctttaacATTCTGGCCAGCTCTGACTTGTCCAGCAGCCTCGTATACAATGTCAAAAGGTTTCACCATTGTGTCCTAAGCCTCTTAGTCAGTCCAACCTAGAGACCGGTAATTGCCAGATGTTTAGTCATGTCAGTCCACATCTATTCAACAAATCATCCGAATAGCCATTTAAGCCTGCTCTGCATCATATACGTGGAAAAAGCTGTGGCTTCCTTCTGAGGCCTTCAAATAAAGTTTATACTATATATTCTCATACTCAAGTGTCTAGATGCTAAATTCAATCTCACCGGGTACATCGCAGTGATGTATCCTCCTTTTGTCTAGATCGGGATTGTTCCTGCGGTTGTATTGTGCAGGTACTGCTTGTGTTTGGACAGAAAGTGCTGGTCCGGGGGTAAGACACGCCATTTTAGATGCCATGCTGGCAGCATACGACGGAGGTGGCGATAAGTTCTGTATGAGTTCTTTCCTCCTGTCTGGGCTGCCCGGTTCTGAGTTAGGAGGGGAGGGTGGTAGATAGGCCGCCCTCTTCTGAGGATGCTGACCAAACTGGGCAGGTAGAGAATATCCACTGCTGCCCATATTACAAAGAGGTCTTTCTGCAACATGACTGGATGGTGGGTGAATGCCATTATACGTTGACATCGGAGGGCATGAGGCATTGTGGGAATCTGTGCAAGAGTGGCCTCCAGGCACATTGGGCTCAAGCTCCGAATTCAACAGCTGAAACATCGGAACTTCTGGAAATTCGAGGGACGGCGTCTCGGGCTTGATGTAAACATTGTTACCCGTTTCTGCAGCTGGGCTGTAGAGGTTCGTGTACTCTGCGTGCGTCATGGCAGGCGCAGCGGAGCCGTGGCAGCTGGAGTAGTTGAAAGACGAATGCACCGGTTCCGTCTTTATCTGTGTCGTTGCGGAGCGAACGGGTCTGCACATGCCGGTTCGTAGATAGGTGACGTCAGGTAAGAAAACATTCATGTTTATGCTGTATGGCGCGCCTTGGTCCATCGTCAGGGAATTGTCTTGACAAAACTTCTTATGGTCTGACAACACGTGAAACTGAGGCGGCAGGTATCCATCCATGTCTTGTTTGATCTGTGGGatagaaaaaaatcattcattcattcaccataaattgcacaaaaatataaaaattatgaaaagaaCATATAATCCTTGAAACTGTAATATTAATCAAGATTTAGCTGCTTAACATGGACCTGTTAGCCGGTAGATACTGTAACTGTAATCTAATGGTATTCTaccaaaacaatattttaaaatggcaaACATTTCATTATATTATACTTTTACCAATATCCAATTGTTTTTGAAGATTTTAAAAGCACAAACCATGTGTCGTCTTTCACATCACAGTTCAGGAAAGTCGCTCAGTGAAGGTTTTGGGACTGTGTGCGTTCTTATGGTCCCATCAGCATTGACATGACACTCTACAGTCATTAGTCACATGGTATTTACGACTCAGCTGATTGGTttaaaacactgcatatttccAGCCAAGCAACTGCCATTGACATGGGAAAGCTAATGGACAGCTTTCCCCACTTATTATATATACCTCTTTAGCATAAATCCTTTAAGATTTTCTAGTAAACAATGTCTAAATTCCTGAGAATTACAAGACAAGTTCAGAGGAATGCATTTCTATTATGTTCACCTGTACAGCAGATCCACTCTCTCAAAGTCAAAGATCAACTCAAACTTAGTAACATTCCTGTCATTTTTAGGGCAACAAGTCAGCTCGTGTGCATGTCTAAATACACAAGTCTTGTTGCTACCTTACACCGAAGAAGGAACCCCCTTgcaagctctctctctctctatctgccATCCATAAACTAGGAAATACTCCATCTGAATTTAGAGCCTACAGCTGCTCTGCTGTTATGGAGTTTTCAGATTAAGGTCAGTGCAGAGTTCAGCACAATTCATCCAGCATGCTTTATATATATGCTATAACGTACTGGAGAACACCATTAGAAAACATTACTATATAAAATGTAAGCTGTGCAGCGATCAGTTACGCTTTAGAGCAAAAGCATAAATAACACTGGCATTTCGGAAAGCATGGCACCCAGCGCTGTTTACCAATGTAACATGCGATTACAGATTCACTCTACCAGAATGTGATGCTTTGATGGACTGTCATTAAATCCACTGTAATCGTCCTCTCTCAATTCCTCGCTCAGTTCTTAGAGGTGTTTTATTCTAGCCGTGGATCCTGCTCAACAAAGCGTTGCCTATAACCGCATGTCCTCCGCTGAAATAAACTGGAGATCACGTCATTCAATATGCGCAAATGAAAACGACACGACAGACAGCCAGAGATGTCAAGCGCTTTACGCGTTTGACAAGACAAATTACGCAACCGCCTCGTTTCAATGCTTCAAAACGGGGCGGGGCTTTGTCATCATACATTTAGTAATTCACCCAAACAGGTTTTCAGGATCTGTAATAgtctagtaaaaaaaaaaaaaaaaaacactgtaaaaaataaaaacgtataataattattatcatttgtattattaataaaactggTCGCCGtagttgccagaactttacaaATACAGACGTTTTAGAGACTAAATTTTTATGCCATTAAATCATAACTTTAATATTCCAACCTATTTgagcttttaaaaatgttaaaatacataataacaCAGGTGGAACTTAAAGTTCATCAAAATTGGCCTCTCCACCAACTGTGACCCATAAAGAAATAGCACAATTTCACACATAAAACAcctttataacacacacacgACGCTTAAATAATTTAACTAAACACTCCAATGCACACAGCACACAGCTAAATACaactttttaaatcaaaatccAAACAAATGTAATGATCTGCACAGGGAATTCTTTCCCTGAAAGGTGGGATTAAGGTGTTTCCCTGAAAGggggaaaacaaacaaacaaaaggtttactgtaaaatgtactctctctgtgtgtcaatTATTGGTTATTCATACTTAAAAACacctgacttttttttttttttaaatatatattttccagcAGAAGTGCATCGAATACAAATACATGGTATATATAGCCTAGTAAGGTACAGTTTCTAACCAAATttactgttttaaatttttacattattttttacattaaaatattgcaGTTTTTATAGTAGACCTATATAATGAAATTATACATCTGAAATTATTTACCAGAATGTTCAATTAATGGCCTTATAAtcttattattaattatgacaCTGTTTCCCAAACAACACTTGATGGTAATCAGATCAGATAAACCATGCACAGAACTAAAACTATTCTTTTTTCCTGTGAGTACAGTATGGAATTTCAGGGAATTTGTTAATTCACATTTATGCCCGTctcaccctctctctctctctctttctttctctctctctctctctcccttgggCCATATGTGCTGGTATGCAAATCTGCTTGACTGCACTGCAGCTGCCTGTGTGGATTGCGTGTTCTATGCCAACATGCTAGGAGAAGTGTTGAAGTAGGCAAAGTTGCTGCCAGGGAAAAATATCAGGAATGTTTTGATTAAAATAGCACACGATCATGAACGATCACGCAAAATGCCTTCAAAAAACTAATTTGTGGACAAATTTGATGTCACTTAAGGAAAATCTAGTTGAAATGATTCATAAAAACTggtataaaaatgtcaaaatcaaaatttacaGTTACAAGAGGCCAAACAGGCATGTTTGCCTACCTGAATGATTGTAGCAAGATGGTTCTACATCCTAGTTGCTATCCATAAAAATGTCGCTGATTAGTGAAAATGTGCCTGAATTtctgtttcattttattatgaaaGATAATCAATGTTACAACAAATAAAACACAGTATGTGTTAGCATAACAAATGAATTGTGATGTCGAAATAAAGGCCGTTCCCATCATTCATAAGTGAACCTGTATTGTCCTGCTTCACAGAAGCATTTGAAAACCAAACACAGGTACATAAGGAATACAAAGACACACGTTAGACAGGTTTAAAGATTATTCTGGGGCCAGACAAACCACTGAAAGTGGAACAATGTGATAGACTTTCCTGGTTTTCTAAAAAATTTGACTCACATTTGTTGCATCATTTAGAGAATATTTCTTGGTAAAATACTTTGAcatggatagttcactcaaaaatgtaatttcatcTGTGGAACtataagatattttatttattcatttttatttttttacaatgaaagtcaatggaaTCCAGAGCTCTTTTGGAcctcattgactttcattgtatgggcaAAAAAAGTTCCTATTAATGATTCGACTGTAGTAGACATATGCTGCATTGTAGACAGCAGACGTTCCAATAAAATACTGCTTATGATATTGAGGAGTATTTACAAATATGCATAAAACTGATTTTTCATACATCTCATTGATGTAGTCATGGAGTATTTGCAAAATTGTTTgtgatatatatacacaatttgTTTGGCCATTCCTATGCCTCATCGCCAAATGTTAAATCAAGATCCACTGATTCTAGTTATGTATTGAATGTGCATCAAAGGCAAGTATTTTCTGTAGCTCATTAGAGAATTTAAGGATCATAGCAGCCAGGGAGCATCTGTTGATGTTGGCACATGGACATCTGCATATGAATGCAAGTAATCCATGTTGCATTTCATTTAAAACTCAGAATATGCAGACAATTGGATGGCAGACTTTAGAAAATGCAAAGCATGTATCTGGAGTGAGCTTCTACTGTACATGAATTAATAACTCACATGACTAAAAATTGTTTACCACAAATAGGATGAATATAATATGAGAATCCGAGCTTGTGATttcttattgtttttcatgtgcAGTTTAAAATCATAGAAAAAACCCTCCAAAACATTAGCCGTGTATAATGCAAATGAATTCTATTTTAATATCACATTCATAACATATACAGTGTGAGGTCTTTCGTGTTCTGAAAGCATTTGCATTAAGTGGTCAAATTCTCTCAAGCTCTACAATAAATACTGTCACAAGAACTGATATTTGATCTCGaaattcaaatttaatatatttactcCTTAGGTTTTCTCAAATGGATTGTATTGTTCAGCGATTGCATTCatattttgtgatatttttaaaaagtaaagtcAAGTGTAAAGTAGGTTTAGAGGGTGTGGTGTGTCAGGAAGCCCACATTGTCATTGGGATTACGGGTGGCTTACTGAAAGAGCTATTTAAGATAATATTTAATGCCTAATGGCACTGAATAGAACTTAATCCATGTGAGTATATGTGTTTAAATTGCATGTGAACCAGCACACAAACAGAAAGAAAGATAGAGAGTGATGTGTGAATTACCTTTGGTTTTATCCATGCATGTGGGTGACTTTAGGATTTCTCAAAATGGGAAATGTAGATTAAACAAGTACTGCTGTAGTTTGTTTTGTACTTGTGTTATATTCTAAATATGAACAGGACAACTGGGTTTAAAAGCATTCTAGATATGTTAGAGAAAAGACTgtggaaaaatatatttatttttccactaaaaataaGAAGTGGAatatcaaacaaataaaaataacaatcaaAGCTGTTTTTAAGAAGGTTATTTCCATGTTGGCTTAGCAGAAGTATCAAAGAGCCTTTTGCAGTCATCAGAGGTTCAGCATGTACTCTGGTTATGTGAGTAATGAGTAAACAAGTGAGAGTCAATCTTAGGCTTTTGAAAAAGAGATTTGTATGATTATGTCTAAACTCTGCCAACTTGACTTGTTTGATCTTTCTCTGGAACAGGTTTACATGTTAGAATCACTTCTTAATTTGGCTGAACTTCATTTGTGAAAAGGTGGAACAAAACTAAAATCAATCACATTAGCTGTTAGCATCATCATCATTTGCTTGGTTATACAATAGGTTCACCAAACTCATCAATAATGGAGTCACATTTTGGCTAAACTATACAGTATGTGTTGTAAACAATTATATTATGAAGtgataattataaataaatattataaactgTTTAGACTCTTTTTGCTAAAAAAGAGAACAAGAATGAATCTATTTAAGCCTGCATCTGTCAGATTAAGAATTGGAAGCAAGTAAAACTGAAAGGAAATGCACATTGAAATATTGGACTAAGTTCAACCTAATTTCTGTATTATTGTGTTGCTGCCATAATTTTGAGGATCTTTGATCTTTCAATTTGACCAAACAGCTCTAAAAACATTCATTATGAAGCTGTTTAAGCAAAATTATGATACTTTGAAAGTATAAGAAAAGCAAATCATGGGAAAATTCTTTTTGGGTCTCCCACAACAATAAAATCTTTTCGTGGAGTGCTGAAAACAGACAaatggttaaagggttagttcacccaaaaataaaaaaaataatgtcatttattactcaccctcatgtcgttctacacctgtaaggtcttcattcatctttggaatatttttgattaaatccg is a genomic window of Chanodichthys erythropterus isolate Z2021 chromosome 14, ASM2448905v1, whole genome shotgun sequence containing:
- the klf5b gene encoding Krueppel-like factor 5, whose product is MIKQDMDGYLPPQFHVLSDHKKFCQDNSLTMDQGAPYSINMNVFLPDVTYLRTGMCRPVRSATTQIKTEPVHSSFNYSSCHGSAAPAMTHAEYTNLYSPAAETGNNVYIKPETPSLEFPEVPMFQLLNSELEPNVPGGHSCTDSHNASCPPMSTYNGIHPPSSHVAERPLCNMGSSGYSLPAQFGQHPQKRAAYLPPSPPNSEPGSPDRRKELIQNLSPPPSYAASMASKMACLTPGPALSVQTQAVPAQYNRRNNPDLDKRRIHHCDVPGCKKVYTKSSHLKAHLRTHTGEKPYKCSWEGCDWRFARSDELTRHFRKHTGAKPFQCAVCSRCFSRSDHLALHMKRHQN